From Paraglaciecola sp. L1A13:
ACTTGATGCCATCATGGGCAATGCGTCAGAAATCGATGTAAGCGATGTAAGTGAAGAACTAGCACCCATTATCGGTGCCACAGAAGAAATTCAACAAGTGTTCAAAGTTGTACGTGACATGTACGTGTTTACCAACAAACGTTTGTTACTTATTGATAAACAGGGTTTGACTGGGCGAAAAGTGGATTACCATTCGATTCCTTATCGCGCTATTACCCAATTTAAAATTGAAACTGCAGGGCATTTTGACCTAGATGCTGAATTGAAAATTTGGGTGTCAGGGCAAGATAACCCCATCGAAAAAGAACTTAAGAAAGATACCGTGGTAGGCATTCAGCGCACATTGGCTACCCATATGTTTGCCTAACATTGTCCCCGCAGCAAGTTTCAAATAACATAAAAAAGGCGACTAGTGTGTCGCCTTTTTTATGCTGCGCTTAGGCACAGCGCCAACACTCAAGTATCAATTTTTATTTAATATCGAAGTGACGATTAAAGAAATTAGTGATCGTATGGTACAAATGAATACCCGTTTGCTTGCCACGAATGCTGTGCTTTTTACCCGGATAATCCATGCTCTCAAACGGAATGGCTAAGTCCTGTAAGTGCTTATATAACTTGGTGCTGTTAGTAAACAATACGTTATCATCTGCCATGCCGTGATAAATCATTAAATCACCTGTTAGGTTCTTAGCATAGGGGAAAACGGACGAACCAATGTAAGCATCTTCATCTTGCATAGGGTTACCCATATAACGTTCGGTATAATGCGTGTCATATAACGACCAGTCGGTAACTGGCGCGCCTGCAACACCGGCTTGAAAATATTCACCCGCTTTAAACATACTCATTAACGACATATACCCACCATAGCTATGACCATAAATACCGATGCGCTGTGCATCGACATAGGGCAGCTTGCGCAAAAATTTCACGCCTGCAATTTGGTCTTCCACTTCGGTGCTGCCCATTTTTTTGTACAGTGGATCTTCAAATGCCTTACCCCGATAATTAGATCCTCGGTTATCTACAGAAAACACTACATAACCTAGCTTGGCCCAATACTGCATCAGCAAGCCACGATTTCCGCCCCAGCTATTTGTCACAACTTGGGCATGAGGGCCACCGTATACGTAAACAATAACAGGGTGCTTGCCTTGCATTTTTTTCGGTTTGTACAATCGATAGTAAAGCTCAACGCCATCTTCAGTCATAAAACTATCGAGTGTCGGCTCTATCCAATCCTGTTGTAAATCGGCTAGCGGGTGTCCCGCTTTGATCGCATTTTCACTTAGCCAAGCCAAATGCTTACCATCCGCTTGATGTAAGCTTACCTGCCAAGGTGTATTCGTGGTTGAGAACTTATCTACATAGACTGACGCATCGTCGCTGAAACTAGGTGCATGCGTGCCGCTGTTTTGACTAATCTTATGAATGTCACCACCAGCAATCGATACAGAATATATATGTTGTTCTAGAGGCGTATCAGCACGTCCAGTGAAATACACCAAGCCCTTTTTCTCATTGACCGCTTCAATTTCATCGACCACCCAATCACCTTGAGTTAGCTGTCGAACTAAAGCGCCATCATTTTTATAGAGATAAAGATGCTTAAAGCCACTTTTTTCCGATGCCCAAATAAAATGCTGCTGGTCGTTCAAAAAATGCAGGTCATCATTCAAATTAA
This genomic window contains:
- a CDS encoding PH domain-containing protein, with translation MGLLDAIMGNASEIDVSDVSEELAPIIGATEEIQQVFKVVRDMYVFTNKRLLLIDKQGLTGRKVDYHSIPYRAITQFKIETAGHFDLDAELKIWVSGQDNPIEKELKKDTVVGIQRTLATHMFA
- a CDS encoding DPP IV N-terminal domain-containing protein yields the protein MKNLILILLCSLAVPTMATENLTIERIFESPALEGSSPNSVKVSPDGKRVTFLQGKTTDYERYDLWEYNISTGKTQMLFNSDDLHSGPESLSDEEKARRERMRLSGSGIVNYFWSDDGKALLFPLAGDAYYFRLGDEKAQKILDTDAFETDIRFSPKANFISYVREQNLYIKDISTLTETQLTFDGEGTIKNAMAEFVAQEEMGRMTGYWWSADESKIAFTQVDESPVEEITRSEIYADSIKMINQRYPSAGTSNVKVKLAIKDIASGDTQWVDLGEEQDIYLARVNWMKDNHTLTYQWESRNQQQLELRAYDTQSKKQNVLLTETSNTWVNLNDDLHFLNDQQHFIWASEKSGFKHLYLYKNDGALVRQLTQGDWVVDEIEAVNEKKGLVYFTGRADTPLEQHIYSVSIAGGDIHKISQNSGTHAPSFSDDASVYVDKFSTTNTPWQVSLHQADGKHLAWLSENAIKAGHPLADLQQDWIEPTLDSFMTEDGVELYYRLYKPKKMQGKHPVIVYVYGGPHAQVVTNSWGGNRGLLMQYWAKLGYVVFSVDNRGSNYRGKAFEDPLYKKMGSTEVEDQIAGVKFLRKLPYVDAQRIGIYGHSYGGYMSLMSMFKAGEYFQAGVAGAPVTDWSLYDTHYTERYMGNPMQDEDAYIGSSVFPYAKNLTGDLMIYHGMADDNVLFTNSTKLYKHLQDLAIPFESMDYPGKKHSIRGKQTGIHLYHTITNFFNRHFDIK